The Ornithodoros turicata isolate Travis chromosome 9, ASM3712646v1, whole genome shotgun sequence genome includes a region encoding these proteins:
- the LOC135368239 gene encoding pre-mRNA-splicing factor ATP-dependent RNA helicase DHX16-like, whose amino-acid sequence MAGVEQWVSDQLHSILGLSDRYVAEYLVHMAKKSSSEEELVHKLQDTGTITVNDAVVGFVHNLWDKVPHAAQREKPARAHERAVREILEKNSQYQLLPDSDEEGDASAKRNQASAKKRHLRKKSTADDGSDDESSGVFARKKDKRNMARKIKEEPESDSDPEDERLRDLKERDEFAARLRDKDKDKTRNIIERSDKKAFEEAAKRLKLEAEDRRKIVPKLRVDSRRKYLEKRKEDKLIELEADIHDEEFLFSETPLTEREKKEGEYKRKVLKLAKEHERARELEKIQRYRMPVEKKGKDDIEEYVEVDAKEQVPQAEQRKWEEERMGIARLHFGAKDARERHKEKEKQYELVLDDAIEFVQTLRVPGTKGKDQEPELTEYERKKMSIEETKKSLPVYPFREDLLQAIEEHQVLIIEGETGSGKTTQIPQYLYEAGYTKDKLKIGCTQPRRVAAMSVAARVSEELGVKLGNEVGYSIRFEDCTSERTVLKYMTDGMLLREFLSEPDLAGYSVIIVDEAHERTLHTDILFGLVKDIARFRPDLKLLISSATLDAEKFSEFFDDAPIFKIPGRRFPVDIFYTKAPEADYLDACVVTVLQIHITQPLGDILVFLTGQEEIETCQELLMERTRRLGSKIKELIILPIYSNLPSDMQAKIFEPTPPGARKVVLATNIAETSLTIDGIIYVIDPGFCKQNSYNARTGMDSLVVTPISKASARQRSGRAGRVAAGKCFRLYTAWAYEHELEDNNVPEIQRVNLGNVVLMLKSLGINDLLHFDFLDPPAHETLVLALEQLYALGALNHLGELTKLGRRMAEFPVDPMMAKMILAAEKYRCSEEILTIAAMLSVNSSVFYRPKDKIVHADTARKNFFSPGGDHLTLMNVYTQWADTDYSTQWCYENFIQHRSMKRARDIRDQLEGLMQRVEIEMVSSRDDTIAIRKAITAGYFYNTARFSKGGHYKTVKHQQTVMIHPNSSLFEDLPRWLIYFELVFTTKEFMRQVIEIENGWLLEVAPHYYKAKDLDDPSNKKIPKNTGKARDDLVRNH is encoded by the exons ATGGCTGGTGTAGAACAGTGGGTCAGCGACCAACTGCACTCCATTCTTGGGCTGAGTGATCGCTATGTGGCAGAATATTTGGTGCACATGGCAAAGAAAAGTTCTTCGGAGGAAGAACTCGTGCATAAACTTCAGGACACAGGCACTATCACCGTGAACGACGCTGTTGTGGGCTTCGTTCACAACCTTTGGGACAAG GTGCCACATGCTGCCCAGAGGGAGAAACCTGCCCGTGCTCACGAGCGCGCTGTTAGAGAGATTTTGGAGAAAAATTCGCAGTACCAGCTGCTTCCTGATAGCGACGAGGAGGGAGATGCCAGTGCAAAG AGGAATCAAGCGTCAGCAAAAAAGAGGCATCTCCGGAAAAAAAGTACAGCAGATGATGGCAGCGACGATGAAAGCTC TGGAGTGTTTGCAAGAAAGAAGGACAAGCGAAACATGGCGAGAAAGATCAAAGAAGAGCCGGAATCGGACTCTGATCCTGAAGACGAACGGCTACGAGATCTTAAAGAGAGGGACGAGTTTGCAGCTCGCCTTCGGGACAAGGACAAGGACAAAACGAGGAACATTATAGAGCGCTCTGACAAAAAG GCATTCGAGGAAGCTGCAAAACGCCTCAAGTTGGAGGCTGAAGACCGAAGGAAGATAGTGCCAAAGCTTCGAGTCGATTCCCGCCGAAAATACCTTGAGAAGCGAAAGGAAGATAAGTTGATAGAACTGGAAGCAGACATACACGATGAAGAATTTCTCTTTTCAGAAACCCC CCTCACAGAACgagagaagaaagaaggagagtACAAACGGAAAGTACTAAAACTGGCAAAGGAACATGAGAGAGCGAGAGAGCTGGAGAAAATACAACGTTATCGCATGCCAGTTGAGAAGAAGGGAAAG GACGACATCGAAGAGTACGTCGAAGTTGACGCCAAGGAACAAGTTCCTCAGGCCGAGCAACGCAAGTGGGAGGAAGAAAGGATGGGTATCGCACGCCTGCACTTTGGTGCCAAGGATGCGCGGGAAAGACACAAAGAAAAA GAGAAGCAGTACGAGCTGGTGTTGGACGACGCCATCGAGTTTGTTCAAACGCTCCGAGTGCCCGGCACCAAGGGAAAG GACCAAGAACCAGAGCTGACTGAGTATGAGCGCAAGAAGATGTCCAtagaagaaacaaagaaaagccTTCCAGTTTATCCATTTAGAGAAGACTTACTGCAGGCCATTGAGGAACATCAG GTCCTTATCATCGAAGGTGAGACAGGATCCGGAAAAACAACGCAGATACCACAGTATCTGTATGAAGCA GGCTATACAAAGGACAAGCTGAAGATTGGATGCACGCAACCTCGGCGTGTGGCAGCCATGAGCGTAGCCGCTAGGGTGTCCGAGGAGCTTGGAGTGAAATTGGGCAATGAG GTAGGCTACAGCATACGTTTTGAGGACTGCACGTCTGAGAGAACAGTGCTTAAGTACATGACTGATGGTATGCTTCTCAGAGAATTCCTCTCTGAGCCTGACCTTGCTGGCTACAG CGTTATCATCGTGGACGAGGCCCACGAGAGAACACTTCACACGGACATCTTGTTTGGCCTGGTGAAAGACATAGCTCGATTCAGGCCAGATCTCAAGCTCCTGATCTCATCTGCAACGCTTGATGCAGAAAAATTCTCAGAG ttTTTCGATGACGCTCCCATCTTCAAAATTCCCGGCAGGAGGTTTCCCGTGGATATCTTCTACACCAAG GCTCCTGAAGCAGATTACTTGGATGCCTGCGTAGTCACGGTTCTACAGATTCACATCACTCAACCCTTGGGAGACATTCTTGTCTTTCTCACTGGTCAAGAAGAAATCGAGACATGCCAGGAACTGCTGATG GAACGGACACGGCGACTGGGTTCCAAGATCAAAGAGTTGATCATCCTCCCCATCTATTCTAACCTGCCTTCGGACATGCAGGCCAAAATTTTTGAACCGACGCCACCGGGGGCAAGAAAG GTGGTGTTGGCTACAAATATTGCTGAGACTTCGCTCACAATTGACGGCATCATTTATGTGATTGACCCCGGATTCTGCAAGCAAAATAGTTACAATGCCAGGACAGGAATGGACTCGCTTGTTGTCACTCCGATATCAAAG GCGTCAGCTCGGCAGCGCTCCGGGCGTGCGGGTCGTGTTGCTGCTGGGAAATGCTTCCGTCTTTACACAGCCTGGGCGTACGAGCATGAATTGGAAGACAACAATGTCCCTGAGATTCAGCGTGTCAACCTAGGAAATGTAGTGCTGATGTTGAAGTCTCTGGGCATAAATGACCTCCTCCATTTCGACTTTCTTGATCCACCTGCTCATGAGACTCTG GTACTGGCCTTGGAACAACTGTATGCATTGGGTGCCCTGAATCATCTGGGAGAACTCACAAAGCTGGGTCGGCGCATGGCAGAATTTCCCGTTGATCCGATGATGGCAAAAATGATCTTAGCAGCCGAGAAGTACAGGTGCTCGGAGGAGATACTCACCATTGCGGCCATGTTGTCCGTCAACAGCTCGGTTTTCTACCGCCCCAAAGACAAGATTGTGCATGCTGATACGGCAAGAAAGAATTTCTTTTCGCCCGGAGGAGATCACCTTACTCTCATGAATGTTTACACACAG TGGGCAGATACGGATTACTCGACCCAGTGGTGCTACGAAAACTTCATTCAACATCGTTCCATGAAGAGGGCGAGAGATATAAGAGACCAGCTGGAGGGATTAATGCAGCGAGTCGAGATTGAGATGGTCTCCAGCAGAGACGACACAATAGCCATAAGGAAG GCAATCACAGCTGGCTACTTCTACAACACAGCACGGTTTTCGAAAGGCGGCCATTACAAGACTGTGAAACATCAGCAGACTGTGATGATTCATCCCAACAGTTCCCTATTCGAGGACTTACCACGGTGGCTCATCTACTTTGAGTTGGTGTTCACAACAAAGGAGTTCATGCGCCAG GTGATCGAGATCGAAAACGGTTGGCTGCTTGAAGTGGCTCCTCACTACTACAAGGCCAAAGACTTGGACGATCCATCCAACAAGAAGATTCCCAAAAACACCGGAAAAGCTCGAGACGATCTCGTGCGGAATCACTGA